The Fusarium oxysporum Fo47 chromosome II, complete sequence genome includes a region encoding these proteins:
- a CDS encoding heterokaryon incompatibility protein-domain-containing protein — MATGNFKYNSLQENEIRVLVLDAAQEGDALSGALVVVKHVPGEHVTRYDAMSYTWGDQSDPDYIDLRHPKPIGHDKSCICNKESSGSLAIGRNLASALRKIRHQSNSQILWADSICINQRDLDERAAQVLRMRDIYKHAQRVIAWLGPADEHSPIAIAMLQELADCVDFTNEEDDILDNRIRFKPDKYDFLMRRHPDNSHDWSKPMPFSDRQWQALLSLISRSWFRRLWVRQEILLAGKDTIILVGNDSMPWLHFRTAIEIIAAKREALAGKVDIHIMVEFSNARSFSALRHLRDFFSLVAYTHACEVTEPRDRVFALLGLAEGGFTSEIDVDYRKDVKDVHRDALVRASTYHQNLKLMSLCDSASEPTWIPDLERIQHQRPMTYGRAALCSAENAHAFTKEQLRLQGIRCDYIAELVGPQDSQDSQAQLQVTVLEAARRFLGPHSETWDFQKVQQFSLMLHVNDFFIHPPFINKMHEQLAERISTHSKTLGGQLAHLTYYMHNRSIYLTKMGYIVLGPRDCQPDDLVVVFLGCHLPMVLRSIEDGEYKLKGPCAHPALLAGEAILGEMPKGWRLRYAKRGEEPVFENPEGKRQHIDPRLDNIPVPKEWELRWRDNGTPFWYIAAEDRWTNFDPRLSLDSLRKRGVRVDDYVLR, encoded by the coding sequence ATGGCTACCGGCAACTTCAAATACAACAGTTTGCAGGAGAATGAGATCAGGGTGTTGGTTCTGGACGCAGCTCAAGAGGGAGACGCCCTCTCGGGAGCCCTTGTCGTTGTGAAGCATGTCCCTGGCGAGCATGTTACGCGGTACGATGCAATGTCGTACACGTGGGGTGACCAGTCAGATCCCGACTATATAGATCTCCGGCATCCGAAACCGATTGGCCACGATAAATCATGCATTTGCAACAAAGAGTCTTCGGGGTCGCTTGCCATCGGTCGCAAtcttgcttctgctttgcGAAAGATCCGTCACCAAAGCAATAGCCAGATCCTCTGGGCTGACTCAATTTGCATCAATCAACGGGACCTCGATGAGCGAGCCGCGCAGGTCCTGCGAATGCGCGATATATACAAGCACGCCCAGCGCGTCATTGCCTGGCTCGGCCCCGCCGACGAACACAGCCCCATTGCCATCGCCATGCTGCAAGAACTCGCCGACTGCGTCGACTTTACCAATGAGGAGGACGACATCTTGGATAACCGGATAAGATTTAAGCCAGACAAGTATGACTTTCTTATGAGAAGACACCCAGACAATTCCCACGACTGGTCCAAGCCCATGCCCTTCTCTGACCGCCAGTGGCAGGCCTTGCTATCCTTGATATCGCGGTCCTGGTTCCGTCGACTATGGGTACGTCAAGAAATCCTACTGGCGGGTAAAGACACCATTATCCTGGTCGGAAACGACAGCATGCCTTGGCTGCATTTCAGGACCGCCATCGAGATAATTGCGGCGAAAAGGGAGGCATTGGCTGGCAAGGTCGACATCCATATCATGGTTGAGTTCTCCAACGCACGCAGCTTTTCGGCCCTTCGACACTTGAGGGACTTTTTCTCTCTCGTAGCTTACACACACGCCTGTGAGGTAACGGAGCCGAGGGATAGAGTCTTCGCGCTGTTGGGTCTCGCAGAGGGCGGCTTTACTAGCGAAATTGACGTTGATTACAGAAAGGATGTCAAGGACGTCCATCGCGATGCTTTGGTTCGGGCGTCGACGTACCATCAAAATCTTAAGTTGATGTCGCTGTGCGATTCAGCGTCCGAGCCGACATGGATCCCCGACTTGGAGCGGATACAGCACCAGCGGCCCATGACTTACGGTCGAGCTGCACTTTGCTCAGCCGAGAATGCACATGCGTTCACCAAAGAGCAATTGCGATTGCAAGGTATACGCTGCGACTACATTGCGGAGCTAGTCGGGCCTCAGGACAGTCAAGATTCTCAAGCACAGCTCCAAGTCACTGTGCTAGAGGCAGCACGACGCTTTCTGGGTCCCCACTCAGAGACTTGGGATTTCCAAAAAGTTCAGCAATTTTCGCTCATGTTACATGTAAACGACTTCTTCATCCACCCCCCattcatcaacaagatgcaCGAGCAGTTGGCGGAGCGAATCAGCACCCATAGTAAGACGCTCGGTGGCCAACTTGCACACTTGACTTACTACATGCACAACCGCTCTATATATCTGACCAAAATGGGTTACATCGTGCTGGGCCCACGGGACTGTCAGCCTGATGACCTCGTCGTTGTCTTTCTTGGCTGCCATCTGCCTATGGTCCTTCGGTCGATAGAGGACGGCGAGTACAAACTCAAAGGGCCGTGTGCTCACCCAGCACTCTTGGCCGGCGAAGCAATTCTTGGCGAGATGCCAAAGGGTTGGCGCCTACGCTACGCCAAACGAGGTGAAGAGCCTGTCTTTGAGAATCCAGAAGGAAAGCGGCAGCATATAGACCCGCGGCTGGATAACATCCCTGTCCCGAAGGAATGGGAGCTACGTTGGAGGGATAATGGTACCCCGTTTTGGTATATTGCTGCAGAAGATCGATGGACCAACTTTGATCCAAGACTCTCGCTGGATAGCCTTAGGAAGAGAGGGGTTAGAGTGGATGATTATGTATTGCGGTGA
- a CDS encoding major facilitator superfamily domain-containing protein, translating to MAIQRTTSHDSSAEKQYATHIEGEVVVDEYLPLFPLLVNKSLEERQKIEKKVKRKLDWVFLPVVTLMLLMGYLDRINVANARLAGMQDDLHMSDTMWSAGISLFYVGYIITQLPATVYLAKGLPRWQMPAYVIAWSVVTACMAAMSSGWSFLVCRFMVGVAEGPFLPMVSLMTSSWYTKEEAPLRMAIWHAGNIASNIFSGLLAAGILENMNGLAGIVGLFVAAMGFWCIPNFPHNTGTYFMTPEMAEMAQYRMIVSAGGRSEDDEGGAWEGVMLACKDPFTWIYTVLHFGLIVALSFKDFFPSIVKTLGYSNLMTYLIQAPPYIFAYLATCVISWSSGRHMEHCWHIIGSTVACIIGVVIMISTLNAGARYFGMFLLCAGPFVGLNIHIPWETTNVARPRTKRGALVAITNCIASVSHWFTPYFFLRSQEPRYQNGGILIIAGCVMGIVGCLICKWYVKRLNKKMEEHEAANNLPKRWRYVE from the exons ATGGCTATACAACGCACGACATCCCATGATAGCTCTGCGGAGAAGCAATATGCCACCCATATCGAAGGGGAGGTAGTAGTGGATGAGTATCTCCCTCTATTTCCCCTTCTGGTCAACAAAAGCCTTGAGGAACGTCAGAAAATCGAAAAGAAGGTCAAGCGCAAACTGGATTGGGTTTTCTTGCCGGTTGTTACGCTCATGTTGCTGATGGGATACCTCGACCGCATCAACGTGGCAAATGCTCGGCTCGCAGGTATGCAGGATGATCTACACATGTCTGACACTATGTGGTCTGCTGGAATCTCGCTGTTTTATGTTGGTTATATCATCACTCAACTTCCTGCCACTGTCTACCTCGCCAAAGGCCTGCCGCGATGGCAGATGCCAGCCTATGTCATTGCATGGTCTGTTGTCACAGCCTGTATGGCTGCCATGTCTTCAGGATGGTCTTTCTTAGTATGCCGCTTCATGGTCGGCGTGGCTGAGGGCCCTTTCCTTCCCATGGTCAGCTTGATGACCTCCTCATGGTATACAAAGGAGGAGGCCCCTTTGAGAATGGCCATCTGGCATGCTGGTAATATCGCTTCCAACATCTTCTCTGGACTGCTTGCGGCTGGTATTTTGGAGAATATGAACGGTCTTGCCG GTATTGTTGGGCTGTTCGTCGCTGCCATGGGGTTTTGGTGCATCCCCAACTTCCCTCACAACACGGGCACATACTTCATGACCCCCGAGATGGCAGAGATGGCCCAATATCGAATGATCGTCTCAGCAGGCGGGCGGTCCGAGGATGACGAAGGTGGTGCTTGGGAAGGAGTCATGCTTGCATGCAAAGACCCATTCACCTGGATTTATACGGTGCTTCACTTTGGTCTTATTGTCGCTCTTTCATTCAAAGATTTCTTCCCATCG ATTGTAAAAACTCTAGGATACTCGAATCTTATGACCTATCTCATCCAAGCTCCACCGTATATCTTCGCTTACCTCGCCACTTGTGTAATCTCCTGGTCGTCAGGAAGACATATGGAGCATTGCTGGCATATAATTGGCAGCACAGTTGCATGCATCATCGGCGTCGTTATCATGATCTCGACCCTGAACGCAGGTGCCCGATACTTTGGCATGTTCCTTTTATGTGCGGGACCTTTTGTTGGCCTGAAT ATACACATTCCTTGGGAAACAACCAACGTCGCTCGCCCTCGCACAAAGCGTGGTGCTCTGGTTGCCATTACAAACTGCATCGCATCAGTCTCCCACTGGTTCACACCATATTTCTTC CTTCGCTCTCAAGAACCTCGCTATCAGAATGGTGGCATTTTGATCATTGCAGGCTGTGTCATGGGCATCGTCGGTTGCCTGATTTGCAAATGGTATGTAAAAAGACTCAATAAGAAAATGGAAGAACACGAAGCGGCAAACAACCTGCCAAAGAGGTGGAGGTACGTTGAATAA